Proteins from a genomic interval of Musa acuminata AAA Group cultivar baxijiao chromosome BXJ1-9, Cavendish_Baxijiao_AAA, whole genome shotgun sequence:
- the LOC135581233 gene encoding dihydroneopterin aldolase 2-like isoform X2 produces MTIPSSSLARRNCSSSMGDRDFVDKDKLILRGLQFHGFHGVKLEEKKLGQKFMIDVAAWMDLSNAGKSDDISDTVSYTAIYRIVKEVVEGPSQNLLESVAHLIANTTLIQFPQISAVRVKVGKPHVAVRGTIDYLGVEILRYKKASSVD; encoded by the exons GTTCATCATCAATGGGTGACCGTGATTTTGTTGATAAAGACAAGCTGATACTAAGGGGCTTGCAGTTTCATGGATTTCATGGTGTGAAACTGGAGGAAAAGAAGCTTGGTCAAAAGTTTATGATCGATGTGGCTGCTTGGATGGACTTGAGCAATGCTGGTAAATCTGATGATATTTCTGACACAGTCAGCTATACTGCTATTTACCG GATAGTGAAGGAAGTGGTGGAGGGTCCGTCTCAGAATCTGCTGGAGTCGGTAGCTCACTTGATTGCAAATACCACGTTAATTCAATTCCCTCAGATATCTGCTGTGAGGGTGAAGGTGGGGAAGCCTCATGTGGCCGTTCGTGGCACCATCGACTACTTGGGCGTTGAAATCCTCAGATACAAAAAAGCGTCCTCTGTGGATTAA
- the LOC135581233 gene encoding dihydroneopterin aldolase 2-like isoform X3, with amino-acid sequence MGDRDFVDKDKLILRGLQFHGFHGVKLEEKKLGQKFMIDVAAWMDLSNAGKSDDISDTVSYTAIYRIVKEVVEGPSQNLLESVAHLIANTTLIQFPQISAVRVKVGKPHVAVRGTIDYLGVEILRYKKASSVD; translated from the exons ATGGGTGACCGTGATTTTGTTGATAAAGACAAGCTGATACTAAGGGGCTTGCAGTTTCATGGATTTCATGGTGTGAAACTGGAGGAAAAGAAGCTTGGTCAAAAGTTTATGATCGATGTGGCTGCTTGGATGGACTTGAGCAATGCTGGTAAATCTGATGATATTTCTGACACAGTCAGCTATACTGCTATTTACCG GATAGTGAAGGAAGTGGTGGAGGGTCCGTCTCAGAATCTGCTGGAGTCGGTAGCTCACTTGATTGCAAATACCACGTTAATTCAATTCCCTCAGATATCTGCTGTGAGGGTGAAGGTGGGGAAGCCTCATGTGGCCGTTCGTGGCACCATCGACTACTTGGGCGTTGAAATCCTCAGATACAAAAAAGCGTCCTCTGTGGATTAA